From Daucus carota subsp. sativus chromosome 6, DH1 v3.0, whole genome shotgun sequence:
TTTCCCATCCACTATCATCATCTTCTAATTCTCCATTGTGACTGAGAGAAGCATTTGAATATTTCTGTGTCACGTCTTTTTTGTAGAAATTACTGGCCTTTGGACTGACACTATGAGCTTTTGAACCATGGCTGGCTGGACTGTATATACCACAATCTTCAATCTCCCTCTCAATAGGTTCACCAAAGTTAGCATCTTCAAAGATAGAATATATATCTTCTGGATTTGATGGCTCATATGTAAATTCTCTGATATCCTTAATGTTCACAGAGGCTGCAGCCTGTCGAAGTTGCTCTACTTTTCTCCTTTCCTCTATGTCAATGATCGAGCCTTTTAAAGTCTCAAGGTCAGCAATGAGATTATTCATTTGTGCAAACTTCTCTTCAAGTGTAACCTTTGCATCAACTAACTTCATCTGCACTCGCTCTTCGCGCCAGACCTCAGCCATCTGCAACATCTTCCTCTCATCTTCCAATTCATCACGCAAATTCAAAGATTCTCTCTTCAGTGCTTCCACTTCAGCCTTGTCTTCCCCAATTTCCTTAGCAAGCTCATCACATACTTCCTCAATCAGACCTCTGGCCTTCCGCTCTTTTTCAAAATCCTGCATATATCTTTTAGCTGATAGCTTGACATCAGCCAGCTCATTGACCAACTTGGAGTTAACCATTTCAGTCCTCTGACGATTCTTCCTCTCCCGGTTCAGATCATCTTTTATATCATCAATGACTGCCCGAATTTTCTCATGTTCTCTGCTTCGCCAGACAGCCCTTTCCTCACTCAATTTCTTCAGGAACTGTTCAATTTTCTTCTTTGATGATCGTCGCTCACTCTCAAGTTCTTGAATTCGTCCACGAGCCTGCTTAAGTTCTAGCTCCAGCACGGAGACCGTAGAGACAGCACCTACCTGTTCGTATATAGGCTTTGAATGACTGTATATACGTTGAACCTCATCTGATGCCCCATAGCACATAGGATCCCACTTTGTAATACCCTCCATTGCAGGATTGGAATTAATTAATGAATGTTCCACCTATAATAGGACGAAAAGTTACTTCAGAAGCTGATAGAAATAATCCAAAACATTGCAATTTGCAACCATTCTGTCAATTAAATGCAAAGTAAAACCCAATTAAATTggagaaaatccaaaaaaaggGAGTAATCAGTATCACTTAGCCCACTCATTGATTGacatcatcaacatcatcaaaCTTGTAAGGTAAAAAAACTGACTTAGCCTTGCAACACCGATGGGGGCCAGTGTTATCAAAAAGCGTGATTAAGCGTTGATTGATCAAGAAGCGATCCGAGGCGCTATCGAGGGAATACCACCTCGCTTAGGCAATTTTGATAAGGCGGTCAGCTCTCCTCAATTAGGCAATATGTTGAGGTGATCAATTAATTACGCCTttctcaaaataaattaaaattctaaacaTAGCAACTAAATGAAATGTATatcttattttaataaattttgaactcGTAAGACATATGATTTATGTGTTGACTTAAATTTAACAACAAAAAACACTCAAGCATTAACCAGTACTTATGAATAATCCTTAATAGTAACATAATAAGGTATATAATCTCACAatctatatatgtatgtttattTATTAGTGATTACTATTATATAGTTGTCATACTGATGTTTATAGTGGTGGAAATATTGCTACCATGTGTTCTTAAATAGTATTTAtgtgttttaatatatttgtgtgGCATTAAACACATATCTCTAATAAAGCTACCACTTCAcctcataattaattaatagatacCCCTTGTCAACTCTCATTGCCTCTTGCCTTAAATAAGACTGGTCGAGACATAATGGCAAGGACACATGCCAGGTTAAAGGTTACCAATTGCCATTCGTTATTCATGTTGTATTTATTTAGTCATTCCTATAATACAGATAAAGTTTAACAAAGAACACCTCCCTTTCTGTACCATTAGTCATCAACCAGTACTTACAACTCATCCttaaaagcaaaataaaaaggTATATAATCTCACAATCTATATATGGATGTGTATTTATTAATGATTACTATCACATAGTCGTCATACTGATGTTAATACTGGTAGAAATATTGCTATCATGTGTTCTTAATTAGTATTTAcgtgttttaaaaaaatgtggCATTAAAAACATATCTTTAATAAAGCTACCGCTTCACCTCGCGATTAATTCATAGACACCATCTTGTCGACTCTCCTCGCCTCTTGCCTTAAAATACACCGAGTGAGACAATGGCAAGGACACATGCCACGTTAAAAGTTACCATTCAGTATTCATGTTGCATCTATTTAGTCAATCCTACAAATACAGATCAACTTAACAGAGAACACCTCCACTAGCTCGAACTATCATAGAAGCATGACGACACAACATACCTAAAGAAAAGTATGGACTTTTGCAAGTAAAAGCAACTTTATAGCACAGATCAACCAATGTGTATAAATCTCGGAACAAAAAAATGACAATACCTTAAGGGGGAACCCGATTTTCGGAGCAAAGTGAGGACTCCGGGGTAGATCCTTCATATGAGCACTGTACGGCTTGCTACTATAATGACTAGGATAAGCAGCAGCTCCGATATGTCCCAATGTAGCCTATTACAAAACAACAAACACACCCAATAAGCAACCAGACCTTCAAAACAATCGAAACACACAACCCTAATCAAACAAATGAACagcaattaaataaaaattaattaatttcgagATTTAAATATAGAAACCTGAAACCCTAGTTCTCGATTACTGACTCCATCCTCAGCTTCAGTACCCAAAGACTTGGGCACCTGCAATCTCCAAAGGCCAGCAGCGAGCTTTCTCGCCGAGATCAACACCGGCTTATCTCTCCTCATTTTCCGGCCAGAATCAGCCGCCGATTTGTCGCCGTCGACTGAATCATGAACCTTAACCGTATCTTTAACCTTATCATCAACCTTCCACTTCAGCAACGGCGTCTCGGGTCGGCTCCGTCTCCCCGTCGGAGCCCCATCTCTCCTCAACCGAACTCCGGCGCCGGAAAACCCATTTCTCGATTTCCGATTAACCGGCTTCCGAACAGGTGGTGGGTCATCATCAcgactcatcttcatcatcttcaacaCAGAGCAAGCATGACAATTACATGAAATAAAAGTAACAataatgaataataataataaataataatgtgaagtaTTTTATTACAGTGATTTGGGAGCTCTCTCTATCTTTCTCACCAGTTAGAGTATGTAGCAGTATTATAGTACATCTTACAGTGATTATGCGGGGATAGCGACGGGATGTAAGAAAGATAGATACACACCTCgtatatgtactccctccgtcccatcaggaagtgcactgtttgcacgcattttgaggctctcgtaaagtatagttctataatgtattttttattttttatttttttgaattaaagtttaaacgtcaaactttttttggagattttttttaaaaataaatatataatataagtatactttataggagcattaaaatgcgtgccaaaaagtaacgtaaagaacctggtgggacggagggagtatgtgtttTTTACAGTCAACGTCTCTCCTCGCCGAAATTACTATACCCTGTTTTTACGGTGTTTGAATTATCTTTGTAAGAATATCATGGAGTATTTTCTTATCatcttatattcttttttatataaaaagaattCCTGTCACGTTCATTTCTATATTCATTTTCGGAGGACTTTTTTCATTATTCATTTCTATATTCATTTCATACGATTTTTTTCATTGCTCCTCGTGCACTTTAATACTCCTTTTTACGATAatactttaatttattttttttaaaaatgaaataagtaaaagtttaaatgtcaaatttatatttagaaaaaaatctcaaaaataagttattaaactGTATTTTACATGAGCATTAAAATGTATGTCGCATCCTCATccccaatatatataattcaaagtatggagggagtaacatttttGATGGggtttgtttaaattattatttaaaataatataaagtacTGAGTGGctgaaatttaattaatatataagggtttttttataaattttggatAATGCGTGAAAATTATGGCTTGgattgttataaaatatatcaaagtaATACATGGTCGAAAGTGTACTGGTAATAccgttttataatttatatgcaaGTTTGACAAGGAAACAGGCTTATCAAATTGAGTGTTTTATAGCATTTGATATCAATTAAAAgagttttgaaatttatatatatacaaatcaatAATTTCAATTTGAGTTTTTGAATCTGATATGTATTCATTGTGAATGTGGAATATCAAGTCTCATATGTATTCGGTtgtgaatataaaattatgaaatattgaGTCTCATATGTATTCAGCtgtgaatataaaattatataatatatgaagtgACTCCAAAAGAGCTGATAATTATGATATATTAGTTATTGACTCAGGTTTAATGTTGCACAAACACTCGCGTGATCgttaaacatattttataagttgataatataattacataattaaaaaattagaaaaattatgtttttttgtgTTGACAATGAAAAGGTTATACAATATGTAACCTCTTAATTGCATTAATGTGATCGAAGCTTTTttatatcacataaatatttggaaaaagaaTTCAAATAATGATAGATTATAAATAGAACAATTAttcgtaaaaaaaattatgatgatGCGAGTTAAGATTTAGATGTATACGCATTAACGTGTAGAAGTTgattatataactatgtgtTGACTAATCATTAACCCTAGAATCTATACCGAGTACTCATTAATCCTAATGTTTAATAATTGAAcctcacaaaataataaaacacaACGCTTAACTATGAGAAGATTTACTGATAATTAATGACTTGTAATCTTTCTTATTAGAAAGatcattgaaaattttaaatcacaCGGTATTcgggataaatttaaaaatttgccCATGAAACCTTTTTTCCTAAAAAACATGATAATGTGAATTAAGAGTCCGGTAGATATGTatagataaatatttataaaatgaaggTTAAAAAATATGATGTATGATGGTAATCCGGCCGGGACCACGTACCTTGGGGTCTtggacttcaatcgagtaaataatgaagctacaagttgtttacaggctaaaacgagtcaagaatgaaactacaagttgattctaatttcaaacaaccaaaaatgaatctacaagttgttttcaacttcaaacgaatctggaatgaagctacaagttgtttccaacttcaatcgagtcaataatgaagctagaacttgtttccgggctcaaacgagtcaagaatcaaactacaagttgattccagtttcaaacaaccgaaaatgaagctacaagttgttttcaacttcaaacgagggtggaatgaagctacaagttgtttacaacttcaatatagtcaataaggaagctacaagtggtttccgaggtcaaacgagtcaagaatgaaactacaagttgattccaatttcaaacaaccgaaaatgaagctacaagttggtttcaacttcaaacgagtgtggaatgaagctacaagttgtttacaacttcaatatagtctcTAGGGAGCAATCCGGCCGGGACCACGTACCTTGGGGTCTTGGACTACTTTCGTCTCACTGACCTAATTATACTTGTCCCGATTTTGCTCGGCGTTTATGGCTCGAACTGGGCCCGTGCTGGCTTTTTGTCAAGGATTAGGAAGTCCACTTCCCACTCAACTAAGTCCCCTTCCATATCTTATAGAGAGATCAGGTATGCTATGATGGATA
This genomic window contains:
- the LOC108227907 gene encoding uncharacterized protein LOC108227907: MMKMSRDDDPPPVRKPVNRKSRNGFSGAGVRLRRDGAPTGRRSRPETPLLKWKVDDKVKDTVKVHDSVDGDKSAADSGRKMRRDKPVLISARKLAAGLWRLQVPKSLGTEAEDGVSNRELGFQATLGHIGAAAYPSHYSSKPYSAHMKDLPRSPHFAPKIGFPLKVEHSLINSNPAMEGITKWDPMCYGASDEVQRIYSHSKPIYEQVGAVSTVSVLELELKQARGRIQELESERRSSKKKIEQFLKKLSEERAVWRSREHEKIRAVIDDIKDDLNRERKNRQRTEMVNSKLVNELADVKLSAKRYMQDFEKERKARGLIEEVCDELAKEIGEDKAEVEALKRESLNLRDELEDERKMLQMAEVWREERVQMKLVDAKVTLEEKFAQMNNLIADLETLKGSIIDIEERRKVEQLRQAAASVNIKDIREFTYEPSNPEDIYSIFEDANFGEPIEREIEDCGIYSPASHGSKAHSVSPKASNFYKKDVTQKYSNASLSHNGELEDDDSGWETVSHVDDQGSSFSPDGSDPSVNKMYRDSNVSGSGTEWEDNAGRETPITEISEVCSEPTVQQKKVSSISRMWKALPNNVENYKIIAVEGLKGRLSRGRLSNGTVNSPDQGLGKGGNSPKDLTGHWSSPELGNAHINPGTKGCIEWPRGSQKDSLKTKLQEARMDTQKIQLRQVLKQKI